From the Brachionichthys hirsutus isolate HB-005 unplaced genomic scaffold, CSIRO-AGI_Bhir_v1 contig_980, whole genome shotgun sequence genome, the window gctcttcatctccaccacgaTGTTATCCTTGTTGGACTTCTGTTTAGTGCTGCGACACATAAAAGCTCTATGGTCAGAGCCATGCCAGATTTTGCACAAGCGAAGATATGCTATAAAGCTTCATAGAgctgtggggagggggggggggaaagaatgGATTTTTGCTACTTTTTAGGGATGTAAACTCTAACTGTACTTACAGATCTTGCTTGCCAGATCGGCCACAGATCTTTCCCTTTTTGTAGAGAAAATAGAGCACACTCCCCAAAATGGCTAACAGCAGGATGAGGATAATGATGACTGCAATGATGACTCCATTGCCCTCtggtggggaaaaaataaacagagcAAGAAATACATTGTTACTCACGGCAATATTAAGAATGAAGTCTGATGAAGTCTGAGACGTGAGGTAGAGATACAGGATTGCACTGCGCAGACTGTGTGGCTATAGGGCAGATAGCATTTTACACGTCTTCTGAAGAGAGATCAACTCTAGCATCCATTCAGGTAACCCGAAACTAAAAAGGGAAGATGCAAAGTCATTCGGGAGCGTAGGAGGAAATGTGTGCTCATCAAACGGGAAGACACGTGCGGAGGAAGAGGCGAGGAAGAACAACTCAATGGTGCACTGGCGTTTCGTTCATCAGGAGAGAGGGAGATCTGatgaatggctgggaggtgagaGAGGGAGGTGCCATGGAGGAGAAGTGGAAGGAAGATTTTTACCCTTacgggaggacagaggagagtaTTCAACCGTGGACTACAAACCTTTCTTGATTTTCTTTGGCGGTATAGCAGTTTCGGCTTTGACTGAGAAAAACCACATGAGCACAATTATCAGCTCTGTGTATTATATAAGACATAGCAGCAGatttgttacacacacacacacacacacactgacaaataTTGAATTTGAGAGGATCTTATCCGTGACGTTAAACATCTTGCCTGACGGGCTGACAGTGTTCAGAAGCACAGCAGCCTTTTTCCAGAGTGACCCTGTTTAAGCTCATTTAAACAGTGATTTTCCTGAAATgacagcttggggggggggggggggggcggatttCCTGACATTATGAACAAAGGAGAGcagagatggaaagaaagaaagcactCGTGCTGCCTTCGTAATGGGAGTCTGGGGATATGCTCTGAGTGCATTTAAAGTTTCAGCTTGTTTTCTAGACTCTAGAGGCCTAATTTGGTAGAGATTTCTGGTCATTATTGGTGTGCAAGGTCAGTGTGCAGTGTGAAAGGACAAGTCTTGAAACTGAAAACACAATTGTTAGTCTAACGGTAATCGAACACTGATCTCAAATGATCAATACCTTGTTCAACTATCAAAAGATTGAGGAGAAAACGGCACCTGCAAAGCGAGATGCGTGAGCAGCGCTGCATCGTTTCCACGCTGGAGGTGGAAACAAGCCTTGCTGTTGCACAATGTATTGCACTGTGCTGTGAGGCACCAGATAGACGATGGCAGATTGCCCACAACCAAAAACTCAGAATCAGGATATACAATCCAACCTACTGGAGCTCAGAAACCAGTCAGAGCTACAACAGCAGAGACTCGtgtcaaacccccccccccaggaataAATTGACTGGTGATCCCATTGAAAAACCCTCACATGATGACATCTGAAGGTCGCACCAGTCCATGAAGTGGAGGATTACTGCTGGTTGAAGTGTAGGTAAGTCCTATTCACGAAAAACAGCACAACCAAGCTACGATTGAAAGGATGTTTGATCCTTCAAATAATCTTTACTGACAGCTGAGGTGTCACCGAGTCCCTTTTGCAGTTGACTTGAGTGGTATTTGGTTGGTTTCTTGAGAGGGAGTGTGGTCTTACCTGTGGtagggggggtggtggtggtggtggtggtggctgatgtgGAGGTGTGTGTAACTGAAAACAGTTAGAGGTACAGAAGGGAGGACGCTCCCTGTTAACACACTGGGGCAGCAGGGAGTACGTGTTACGGCCGCACAGCTCCACGGTGTCTCGTCCGAAATAGCAACATTGATTgaggggagacggggggggcatcaacagtgagagaagaaggaatggaagagtcTAGGATTGAGAGGAGGGACTTTGAATTTTGGGatgatgacgggaaaagctatgGAGCTGCTGGACACGACGATGAGGAGAACGgaaaggtggaaaggaagcaaggcaaGAAGCTCAGGAGGAgcattcaagttgttttataacggaggagatggaaggaggaaTGAAGTAGGAGTTATCTAGAAGGaagagtgttctagaggtgaaTCGTGTGtcggagcagacctcaatggggacgttggtgaaggaaatagaggagaagatgaagaagtgatggggaaggttggtattcaggacaggaacctagaaggacagatggtgggggactttgccaaaaggatggaaatggcagtagtgaacacttatttccagaagagatgAGAACAtagggtggagggaggagcacacaggggggaaacatcttgtgtagacggagcagtttaaaggaggttggtgactgtaaggtcgtggtaggagagagtgtagccagccaacataggctggtggtgaggaagatgactcgtgaagaagaggaagaggactaaggcagagcagaggacaaagtggtggaagCTGACGACCGAAGAGTGTTGtttggctttcagggaagaggtgagacaggctttggGAGGGCAAGaaaggcttccagaagactggaacaCAACAGCAagggtgatcagggagacaggtaggagaggactgggtgtgtcttctggaaggaaaggagataaggagccctggtggtggaaccaggaagtgtatacagggaggacatgagagtggctggtgttggtgaggacaaaaggacagggtgaagtggagaacattggtttgctgtggcgacccctcacgggacaagcccaaaggTCAGTAGTCGTAGTCGTAGATTGAAATGTCAGGAATCACAGGCAACACATCGCAGCACATGGCAGAGCTTGAGGCATTCAGACTGCTGGTAAGTAAAAACAGTCAACAAGGTAGCACAAACAAGAAGGGCAGGACcagaaggaaagggggggggggcaagaggcATACTGTATACACATAAAGAGCAATGACAGGATGCGAAGCCGCAGAAGGAACTCACTGGCTTTAATGTTGAACGTTAGATTGTCCGAACCAAAGTCATTTTGGGCCTCGCACACAGCAGTGATATCTGAGGTGACCTTTACACTGAACACGCTCTGGACGCCCTCCTCTGTTTCTTTCTGGGATGGCGTCTTCCGaatctggcaaaaaaaaaaaaaaagttaacagTATTACCTCGACACACGAGCATTCCGAGATATGAGCCAGCCTGCCTATTTTTGATTTGAGATAAGAGCGTGCGAGCACGATTCCAGATGCTGATGCgagatggccgagcgctgcgagcgcgcttcactcgttctGTAATTTTCGTGAAAGAAAAATTCAAGTGCTGTACTGTAATGTCAATTTAATCCTTGAAATAGATGCATTATTTCACTGGGCGAGCGAGACGATCAAGCAGTTGCCAACCTGTCAACCATACCTGTCCATCAGAGGTAGTCCAGGTAACAAGGGGGGCAGGGAAACCTCTGACGTTGCAACTAAGGTCGACTGTAGTTTCTAACGTCTCTTCTATCTCTGTGTTGTCTGTCTTAATAATGTGTGGTGGGCCTGCAGATAGAGGAGCAAGAAATATGAGCAATGAGACACAACCATTAACCTGATGATGCAGTAAAACTGcaggaaaaaaatcacacatgcACTGTGTACACAATTATTAGGCTAAATTAACCTGCATGTTTTGATATTTGAATATATCAGGTGATAGGAGGGAGGGTTTAGAATAAGGAGATCAGGCATCCATGCTGTTTCTAAATGTAAACGCAGGTCGCACACGTGACGTCAGAGCAATTTAGGTCGCAGGCAGTGACGTCTCGAAACCTAAAACCATAATAATCCGGCACAGACAGATATTCTCCTCACAAAGCCAAAACCTCACATTCACCGTGGTAAATGTTTCGGTCTGCGGTTCATTAGAACTTTCAATCGACCAAGAGCGTTTTCTAATTGATCAATAATGAGGCTCATCCTCAGAAACACAACTTGCCAAATTATTACGCACACAGTGTAAAACACTAAAGATTACACGACTGACAGGAGACCTATGCAATTTCACCTTGGACGCGAACAAGAAGCGATCCACTGGTTTCCATTCCGTCCATCTCAGGGACCGTTACCACACACGTGTACGTCCCTGCTGTGTCAAACGAGACATTCTTCAGCATCAGGCTGTGATCCTTTGAAACCTCCTCTCCGTTCTGCTCACACAACAGAAAACAAGAATCGCATTAAGCACAAACAGGTCCAATGGCAGGGCTGTTTCGGTTCTCATAGTTGCCAATATGTGTTAAATAACTACTATGGCAGCCGTCTCGGCTCGCTGTTATTACACCGGCTCGGCTCAAGCGTTTCAAATTCACTGGTCTCCCTGAATAAACATCGTAAACGCAATAAAAGTTTTCAGAGCTCaagatttagaaaaaaaaaaagataaaaaaagaaggacGTAAAATGTGCATCATGCTCGCTATTGTTGCATCGCTTTACCAATTTTGAGTTTGCTTACTTTTGGTTTCTGGTTTTTGTACATTTATTActctgtttgtgttgctgcgcCACGTTGCATCGTGTGTAAGTTGACCTTAAACCAGACGGCGCGCGTCTGCAGAGAAGAGAGCGCGTTGCACGTGGCCGTCAGTTCCTGCCCTTGGGTGACTATTGCGATGTCTTCAGGGATCAACACGGCAGCATCGATATCTAcacagagcaggggggggggggggagcaatcAAACCGGGCCCATTCGTTTCCACCGCCGGTAAGATGTGAATGAATTAACTTACAGTTGACAAACACAGTGGTTTCTCCTGCGATCTCATCAAAGGTCTCCATGTCCAGAGATGTGCACTGGTAGACGCCGCTGTTTAGGCGGGTCACGTTGTCCAGCACCAGCATGTTGTTGTCCCAGCTCTCAtcagtctgcaaaaaaaaagcaaacggTTAAGCTGATCAATGCAGAAATGTGCATCATTTCAGTTAATGTTCAGAACGTCACCGCCAACTCCATCCTCTGCATGAAGACTGAACCGCGTAGGCCGAAGCCGGTGCACGAACAACGAGCACAGAGGGGTTGAGTTTCTTACTTCTACATGTCTTATTGAAATAAGGGAGGATGGAGTATTCCCGTTGTCACGGCAGTGAAGCTCAATCGAGTCCCCTTCCTTGACTTTGCCCTTCGGCGACTCCACCCAGACGTTTACAGCGGTGGCGGGGTCTGTAAAGAGAGCGAGAAGCGAGGTCAGGCCACAAACGCGAAGCTTCCCTGGAGGTTGGTGCAGGTTCCGGATCTGCTTGAATGGCAACAATCTGCAGCTGTACGACACGGCAAATTTAATTTACTGGATTTGTTTCAAGttttctgaataaaataaaataaaataaaaacaggcgGTGAAACAGCAATTATTgaaataacgtttttttttagtATAACTGACACGGATACATGAGGAGTGGAAACGCTAACGTGAATCTGATTCAACATTTCTGACATGAACTGCAAAGCTGACCGAGTTGTTGATAAAAGTGTTCGCCATAATTTAAAACTTCATATTGATCCAAAGGGGTTTGGTAATCAATAATGGAACCCGGCTGCAATATTCGCACACACAGCCGGTGGAGCTTCTTCAAACGTAGTCAAATGTCCAAACAACCTTGTCGCGTGGTCACATGATGCCCCATGAAAGCGTTGGGGCTGTGTGACACTCACAGTACACGGTAACGTTAATGCGGTCGCTCTCTGTCATCCTGGTTTCCCCAGGAACCAAGTAGGTGACCTCGCAGTAGAAAAGATCGTCCTTATGCTCCCTCGCCACCTTCACGCTCAGCTCGCTCCGAATGGAGAACAGACCGCTGGATTCAGTGGTGGTGCTGGGAGATATTTTCACCACTGGAAAACACCAAAGGAGAAGGAAGCAAAGGCCGCATTAAAGCACAGAGACGCATCAAAAAGCGTGCATCACACGCGTCGTTGCTGCTCCATCTCACCATCCCGATCGACGCGCAGTGGCACGTTGTTTCTATACCACGTGATGTTCGGCTTCGGGTAGCCATTTTTCACCTCGCAAACCCCAATCTGTGAGAAAGAAGGGAACTCAAAGGTTTAAATTGCAGCCTGAAACTCACTTCATAACTTTAATTCTGATGATTATGCATAATAATGAGGATTGTGATTGAAAGTTCCTTCACCTTAGATGGGTTGTCTTCATCGACTGAGATCCCTGTTTGGACGCCCTCAATGGATGGAAGGTCTGGTATTTCTGCAAAGGAGTCCAGAATTGAATCAAGAAGTGGCAGAATGTTCCAGAAACAAGTTGCTTGTAAGGAGTTGTAGCGTAATTTGATGCACTAAAAGGTTGTGAATGTTGTAAGTACTGAAGGCAGTTGAGGCAAACGTGATTGAAGCGGATGTTATTTCACTAGAAGGGTAACCATTACAATAAGTTGAAGTTAGAGTTGACTTTGAGGTGCTGGAAATATCAAAAGCCTGTTATTTGAACAATACCGTAATTCCCGGACTATTGAGCAAACCTGATTAAAAGCCTCAGCCAGAAAAAAGATTTTGTACATATATAGACCGCACCTGTCTATGGATGTCCACGTTATAACATGAGCTATTTacacagaaatatatttttaaacttttaattaaatacagcggaacctcCGTTCATGACTTGAATCCATTCTTCAACTCAGTTTGTGACTTGAAATATTCTTAAACCGATCCCCCCTCCATTTAAATTCatgtaaatccagttaatcCGTTCTCCAGCCCCAGAAACACTTATTTAAAACCTATTTTATGGGTTTATGTGTGGCGAAAAtatagaaaggaattaaagataACATGAATTATAGAAAAGCACAGCACAGTTTTTCAtcaatgctaaaataaaacctAATAATAATTAGGCTTCACGCTTTACCTTGGTTGTTGAAAATGTGTCGTTTGTTTGGCGgttaacaaaaagaaagaagggcGGCACGGCGGCGTGTGAAAAAAGTAACGGCTTATAGTCCTGCGATTACGGCATTCACCTTGGGCTAAACGAATGGGCTATTATATTATGGAGGCGTAAGGGATGAAACAAGGATAAAATGGCTGTTAAAATGTGGCCTACAGTTACTTGCATTGTAAGCAGTTCACATTTCAGTTGAAAAATGTATTCCAGAATTCCACTTGGTTGGCTTGCTCTCATGGAACATCGCATGCGAGAGGACGGACGCCGTCGCTGCAGAGCATGGCTCGGCTCGACTGCCACACCTTTTTGTATACAGGTACGcatttccctttctttttttgacctTGTCATACAAGCGTGGCCAATCGGTGGCCCGCAAAGTTTTCACTCAATCAAATTTTGACTTTGAGTAAAGCTGAAATTCAAAATACCGTAAGTATGAAAATCTATTGATAAAGTGCAGCATGTGAAGTTGAAACTTACCAAACACCTTGAGTCTGGTGCGCCCCTCCCCGGCGGCCTCCGTTTGGCTTTTGACGAGACAGATAAACTCCCGCTCGTCTTTCAGCTGCACGTCGCTGATAGTCAGGACCACCCCACCAGTGTCTCCAGTCCCGTTCACACTGATCCGCTCTGCGAACCGCGTCCCTTTTTGTACGTAGTTCATGGTGGCGTCCTGGTAGTAGATGTTCTGCTTCTCACCTGACTGGGTGACCTGAAGTTCATAAAGGTCAAACCATGAATCCACATACGTGTCCCGGCTGTCTGCGGATGTGAAATAGGGTGGATAACACTCACATAGAACCACTGGATGACCGTCCCTCCGATGCCTCCGGATGAGGAGAACATGCAGTCGATCTGTGCCATGTCTCCCCTGAGCACCTCCACTCTGTCCTCCATGTTCACCTCCACCTCAGCCCATGCTGAAAGAGAGCATGTTACGGTTACCATATGATTATTGATCCATATTTTTagcataaaaaaacagaaaacatatttccttctttttttttttattacctccacGGTGGCAGAGGTTATGTTACCACCCACGttggttttgtctgttttgtagcaagataactcaaaacgtgtgtttggaatgttaccaggaacagttgattataattttagtgatgatccagaatccatggtctcttctgaatcactttggaattttcagtaacattgcagtcaaagtagcttcaaaatgtgttcctcaatatctcggtggattattggccgatgtaatgtagggtggggggtCTCTGTCTCACCGCTAAATTTTatccggatcggatctggattgcggatcCTGATTTTCCCCACTTACTTATATTGGAGCTATTCGGAACACAAccccgtcgttaagtgaggaccacctgtatttctaatttatttcatcAGGGATTTTGATTTTTCAAATTTTTGCCAGTTTGATCTGGACTAAAAATGAAGGTGTGAAATCCTTGCCAAGCCAAAGTCAAGATCAAACAGATGGActggtctaaaaaaaaaagacatcaaacTGACACGATTTAACTAGTTTGTATGGAGAATTAATTTaacaagaggaggagggcgaGCATGCAAGAGGACGGGTAAACGGAGACACCTGATTGTAAAGAAATTGCAGCAGAAGTATGTTAAAGGTGCAGAATGTCATCAGGGAAAGGTTTGAATTGCCGATTGAGGAAGACAATTTCCCAGTCAAGGAGGACGGTGGTTATAATACGATAAAACCCAGAAGTCGATAGTGAGATTCTTAAGAGAAGAAACCCAAAGAAggcataaaggtaaaaaaaaaaaagagaaactaaaGAAATGGTGGATCAACAGGGAGCGAGAGACGCTATGAGAGGAATGGGAAGCCCACCCATGTCCATGTTAATGTGTCGCATTCCAACATGTCACTCTCATAGAAAGAAAGGCTCATTTTATAGGCAGCATAGTAGCCTCCCTGTTCCTTCATGGTCTGCCTGAAACGCTGGTCATTTTCCCTTCCCAAGGTCTCGCACTGAGGCGCATCCGGCTGCTCTATAGGGAAGAGCTCTGATTGCATTTTGCATCACAGTGTTTCCGGAGATGAGCAGAGATCTCAACATGAGCCAGAGCCCGGAGGGAAGGAGATTTGATTTAGCCTTGCCTGTGTCCACTCTTTACAAAGAAGTGGATatacagcaagaaaaaaaagagacttcTCTTACATTGGCTATGCTGTTATAAATTCATATTTGCAGCTGTCCCTTCTCTGCCTGTGCACAATGCTATCCAGCAGTTTAGCATTCATTATAATTACATGATTATTAAACCATGCACACAGTACACTTAATCTGTTCCTCTTTTTTCCAGTAAACGAGACAAACATTATGTCCGACTGAGGTTCAGCAGCCTCACACTTAAAGCCCGGAACAGCCTGAACGGTGTTGTTACAATCTGTTCTCATTTTCTAACAATAATTCCTGCAGAAAGATAAAACTATGTTATTTTCCTCCGGAGATTGTTACGTTTCACCTGCTTATAAATCTTTATTAAAAGTCTTTTAAATGCAATGGTTCATTTTTTCCCcacattatattattttatagaTTCAGGGACTGTATCggtggaaggatgctgaggatggaactgcgaggggacagggctagaggacgacccaggagaagacgcatggacgtggtgagggaggGCATGAGagtggggaggatgatgcaaaggacagggggaggtggagaaggttgatttgaaTACAATGAAGATTCTTTTATAGATTCAATTgattgaataaaaaatacactACCTTTATCTATTATTGATTCTTTTATAACTGCACTTAGTTCCTtggcatatttatttattgatttgtttacatttttccatTTGAGCCGTGCCCCGccatgagctggcgtctcatccagggtgtacaccctgcctcttgcccgtagacagctgggataggctcccgcAACaaccgtgacctgcaaggcggacAAACATGCCTTCCCAGCCTCATCTCTTAattcttcctcccaccatccaTCGCTCACACCTCCAAgtgctgcttgttgttgtttactatTGACTAATGGAGCTTCCTTTGGAAATCCGattacactctctctctctctctctctctctctctctctcttgcatagGCGTTTCCTGTCCATTAGCCATGGAAAGACAACGCTGACTCTGTTGCAGCATCCCGTCTGTGCAGGTAAGAAGCGGGCCTCATGAAGAGATGAAAATTCAGAGTCTAGCTGGAATTTGGCCAAATGTTTCACACATTCTGGGGCTGCAGGTAATCCCTCAACAGGAATAAACATCTCGTTTAAGCTGTTCCACTGTGCCAAAAAAGATCATCCGACAAAGAGGGTGAATTGCATCCAAAAGCACAGAATTAGGTCGTTTTAAAGATAAACCAAAATAATCCCAAAACTGCCATTATTAAAgtaagaaggaggagaaaaggatgGGATAATCTACTATTTATTAATAAGACATTTTTGCGTCGCTTTCTAATCTCAAAATATCACACAAAATATTTCAACAGAAAAAACAGTAACCAACGTGAAGGTCAAACCAGAGCAGACATGAACACAAAACCTGAGATCTGTCTGGCAGTATGATGTGTAATACTATCTGctacagctacacacacacagtgaggtCAATTAAATATATCTGACTGACTGAATTGAAGATCAAACTTCTTAGCTTCTCTCTGtagaaggaggaaagaaagagagagagtggctATTTAATCCAGACTTAATCCCTCTACATCAGCGAATGCCCTTTCACTTGCATTACAGAGTCACTCTACAAACGGTTTCTTCCATTGAGAATAGATTTTTGGGTGTTGTGTTAATATTTACATACCAGGGATTTCCCCTGCTTAGACATGTTTAATTTACTTCTGACATTCTAAAGAAAAGGCTGAGGCTGAACCAAGGCATGAAAGGATGAGGatgaatgttaaataaaaagagtgtgtgcgtgcatgtgcgtgtgtgtgtgtgtgtgtgtgcccaatTTCTACTTTATAAAATGAATACATTGTATTCATGAGAACTTCCTTTAATGACTCTGTGAGGTAATAGCACAGCCGTTTCTCCAAATGGGAGCTTCATTATAATCATCTTAAAATACTAGGGGCTGTATTATTTCAAATTTTAATTCAATGTTCAATTTACTTCCTGGCAGTATGAGTGAAACGCAGTGTATATATACCAGAGTGTATGTTCACTCAAACAAGAAGTGACAAACTCATGGAAAGTTTCCAGTGCTGTCAAATCCAAGAATAACAATGGCCTATCAACTTATTTGCTTACAGGATACAGCAGAAATGGAGTGCACTGACCCGACCAGGCCCAAAAATAGCAGCACACATCCAGGACGGAGCATGGGAAAACAGTGCCTCTGCCAGGCTGCTTTTTGTATGGTTGTAATGGGTCAGAGGCTAGCAAATAGGCTATAGAGTTACCAAagcaggagagaagagaggatagtaaatagaaaaaagacacaaatcagGGTGGCGGGTAAGCGAAGAATCGGGTCAGCTGGTTCTCTGTGAGCTGTtgtgcccccccctcaggtgagcagttttgttgagctgcacccaggtgtggttGGGGGTTGTGgaacaaaacagctcacctgagaaTAGGGGAACAACGGCCCTTCACCTCATGAATGTTAATAATTCCGGAGGAGTCTTATTGCCCTGGCAGTTTCGGCCCTTTCTTTGTTCCccgctccaacaggagtacaagtatctggaccctctgccagtcatttagaactaaaggtgaaatgtcttcaatcaaactcaaacaagtccagttgatgcttCGTTTtagctctttgtgatttaccccGACCTGGATGACAGAGAAACCCCCACATGCTGAAAGCTCACAGCTGTCAAAAGGTTTTCACGGAAGCAAGTATTTTATCTTTCGACGTGACGATCAAGAGACGGCGCTGTGACGTAAAACAAGGCCGTCTCCTTCGAGACGCAGATGCCTTGTAGACAAtgaaacaaaagatcaaataaaatattttaaaatttaatagATAATGAAATAATCTAACAAAATACTCGTCTTTAAGGAGCCTGCGTGTTGCATTTAAACGCTCGTGCTAACTGCTGCATGTGGACGcatggtgatggacagagaCAGCCGCAGCAACCAAactgtacaccccccccccccccccaccccccatgccTGAGATCAAATGAGGTCGACCTCTCTCCCTGACCTGCCAGGCACTTTTGATTTCAACGCGTGACCCaggcaaacacaaagacacactcaACCCCAGAGTGCTGGAACCAAAAGCTGCATGCTCTTAAAACATACCATCAGAAATAATGATTTCTAAACTGGCAACTTAGATTCAAAGAATCGAACTGCAGCAGAGAGGATCAGAGTGGACCACGCGACACAGCAGAAATGGAAGCAGTCACATGGCACTCTGAGTTCTCTTGGTAATCTAACACGAGATTCCATTTCATCACGCCACCTGTCGTAGAGATCAGCACAGGCGAACCCTGGCTCATCTTCCAAAGGGTTCTGTTGACACAACAGCACGGCAATACAAGCTCTGGAGTCTTTTAAGGTCATCACAGAGAGGCACGccgctggtaaggaaacaccgCTGGTCTTCTCACCCGCTAGAAGCAAAGTGTGATTGAGTAATAATTCATGCCAACGGAGAAAAATATGAATTTGTTCAAAGGGACAAATACATGATATCAATAGTCCTGTCGTCAGTAGAGATTCCTGGTACTAATAATGACACAcagctgtgaaaataaaatcaaaa encodes:
- the LOC137917009 gene encoding cell surface glycoprotein MUC18-like, with protein sequence MALRDARSLLLGLLLLFHVWGAWAEVEVNMEDRVEVLRGDMAQIDCMFSSSGGIGGTVIQWFYVTQSGEKQNIYYQDATMNYVQKGTRFAERISVNGTGDTGGVVLTISDVQLKDEREFICLVKSQTEAAGEGRTRLKVFEIPDLPSIEGVQTGISVDEDNPSKIGVCEVKNGYPKPNITWYRNNVPLRVDRDVVKISPSTTTESSGLFSIRSELSVKVAREHKDDLFYCEVTYLVPGETRMTESDRINVTVYYPATAVNVWVESPKGKVKEGDSIELHCRDNGNTPSSLISIRHVETDESWDNNMLVLDNVTRLNSGVYQCTSLDMETFDEIAGETTVFVNYIDAAVLIPEDIAIVTQGQELTATCNALSSLQTRAVWFKNGEEVSKDHSLMLKNVSFDTAGTYTCVVTVPEMDGMETSGSLLVRVQGPPHIIKTDNTEIEETLETTVDLSCNVRGFPAPLVTWTTSDGQIRKTPSQKETEEGVQSVFSVKVTSDITAVCEAQNDFGSDNLTFNIKAKGNGVIIAVIIILILLLAILGSVLYFLYKKGKICGRSGKQDLTKQKSNKDNIVVEMKSDNTEEAVLLAVNGEKHPPSDQ